A window of the Candidatus Neomarinimicrobiota bacterium genome harbors these coding sequences:
- a CDS encoding AI-2E family transporter: protein MKREYLVLPILLGLAGVIAFLFYMIWRPFFAPISWAAVFAILFTPLNNRLTAKVPWRSLSATIMTLLVILIIVVPMSLLSILLVAEIVQTYDLVQQWFNTGRYGEILQFFQGPVFVDIREQVNDVIDLNSIDLFSIVSSVMQRLSSFAVSQVTGIVQNFSKTLFSFVLMVFTLFYFFKDGERIVQFLRDIIPLGQKQRDEIVSRFSEVITATVLGDLVVALFQGFLGGIAFWILGLPSPIFWGAVMAFLSIFPVVGAPIVYLPASGILLAQGEFGKGILLLIWGTLMVSQIDNFLRPVLISGRTKLHTLVLFFSILGGIYLFGFLGLIMGPVVAALFLTMVKIYHEELDFNSRPVDSDTPAETGQS from the coding sequence ATGAAACGCGAGTATCTTGTCCTGCCGATTTTGTTGGGCCTTGCTGGTGTCATCGCCTTTCTGTTTTACATGATCTGGCGCCCGTTTTTCGCTCCTATCTCATGGGCGGCAGTGTTTGCTATTCTGTTTACGCCATTAAACAATCGGCTGACGGCAAAAGTGCCCTGGCGATCTCTCAGCGCCACGATTATGACGCTGTTGGTAATCCTGATTATCGTGGTTCCTATGTCTCTCCTGAGTATTCTCCTGGTTGCAGAAATTGTTCAGACGTATGACCTGGTTCAACAATGGTTTAACACCGGCCGGTACGGGGAAATTCTTCAGTTTTTTCAGGGGCCAGTCTTCGTGGATATCCGGGAGCAGGTTAATGATGTGATTGATCTGAATTCTATTGATCTGTTTTCCATCGTTAGTTCCGTGATGCAGCGGCTCAGCAGTTTTGCGGTTTCCCAGGTGACCGGCATTGTCCAGAACTTTTCCAAAACATTGTTCTCGTTTGTGCTGATGGTGTTTACCCTGTTTTATTTTTTCAAAGATGGGGAACGTATCGTGCAATTTCTCCGGGATATTATTCCCCTGGGACAAAAACAGCGGGACGAAATCGTTTCCCGGTTCTCGGAAGTTATTACTGCAACCGTGCTTGGGGATTTGGTCGTTGCATTATTCCAGGGATTCCTCGGCGGGATTGCTTTCTGGATTCTGGGATTGCCATCACCGATATTTTGGGGGGCTGTAATGGCGTTTCTGTCCATCTTCCCTGTGGTCGGGGCACCGATCGTGTATCTCCCGGCCAGCGGAATACTGCTCGCCCAGGGAGAGTTCGGGAAGGGAATTCTTCTTTTGATTTGGGGGACACTGATGGTCAGTCAGATTGACAATTTTCTGCGGCCTGTCCTGATTTCCGGACGGACAAAACTCCACACGCTGGTACTGTTTTTCAGTATCCTTGGGGGAATATATTTGTTCGGATTTTTGGGGCTCATTATGGGACCGGTTGTGGCAGCACTCTTTTTAACTATGGTCAAAATTTATCACGAGGAGTTGGACTTTAATTCCCGGCCAGTGGATTCGGATACGCCGGCCGAAACAGGGCAATCGTAG
- the pyk gene encoding pyruvate kinase, producing the protein MNLDNFAKTKIIATVGPASTDEKVLREMIRHGVDVIRINSAHGSQKTHEQMIEMVRAFEEEEGKPLSILYDLAGPKIRLGELPDDGIMLEDGTVLTLEEGTDGPEALPVECPAFASMLEPGKRIFINDGAIQLTVIDIAGKKVKARVDTGGLVTSRKGVNLPDTDIDLPALSKDDKANLRFGLHAGVDWFALSFVREAENIKSVYEVMREEGICKPIVAKIETPQAIREIDEIIEAFQGVMVARGDLGVELPIENVPHLQKQLIQKCNQAGKPVITATQMLESMIENNRPTRAEAADVANAIYDGTDCVMLSGETAVGKYPVVAVDMMNSIILSTEREINYSQRRYPTDYMKSIADSVSHAVFQAAIDVRAKAIVTFTQSGSTARMVSKYRPPAPIYALTPSVDIQRQLNLVWGVHPLRITNALNTDEMFDLAEAHLKELGVVIDDDRIVLSAGVPIGVPGTTNLMKVQVVGDKGEPADEFSVT; encoded by the coding sequence ATGAACCTGGACAATTTCGCGAAAACCAAAATAATCGCCACCGTTGGCCCGGCCAGCACTGACGAGAAAGTGCTCCGGGAAATGATTCGACACGGGGTGGACGTTATACGGATTAACAGTGCGCACGGAAGCCAGAAAACCCACGAACAAATGATCGAAATGGTTCGGGCATTCGAGGAAGAGGAAGGAAAGCCGCTGAGTATTCTGTATGATCTGGCCGGCCCTAAAATTCGTCTGGGAGAACTACCGGACGACGGAATAATGCTGGAAGACGGGACAGTGCTGACACTCGAAGAGGGAACGGATGGTCCGGAAGCTCTTCCGGTGGAATGCCCGGCGTTTGCATCCATGCTGGAGCCCGGCAAGCGTATTTTCATTAATGATGGCGCTATCCAGTTGACGGTTATTGACATCGCTGGGAAAAAGGTCAAAGCCCGGGTGGATACCGGAGGGTTGGTGACTTCCCGGAAGGGTGTGAATTTGCCCGATACGGATATCGATCTGCCTGCGCTCTCTAAGGATGATAAGGCGAATTTGCGGTTTGGCCTGCACGCTGGCGTGGACTGGTTTGCGCTGAGTTTTGTCCGGGAAGCGGAGAATATCAAATCGGTGTATGAGGTGATGCGGGAGGAGGGTATCTGCAAACCTATCGTCGCAAAGATTGAAACACCGCAGGCCATCCGGGAGATTGACGAGATCATCGAGGCATTTCAGGGTGTGATGGTCGCCAGAGGCGATCTGGGAGTGGAGTTACCCATCGAAAATGTGCCGCATTTGCAGAAGCAGCTCATACAGAAGTGTAATCAAGCCGGGAAGCCGGTAATAACCGCCACCCAGATGCTGGAATCAATGATCGAGAATAACCGGCCAACGCGGGCGGAAGCGGCAGATGTTGCCAACGCTATTTATGACGGCACCGATTGTGTGATGCTCTCCGGCGAAACCGCGGTCGGGAAATATCCGGTGGTAGCCGTGGATATGATGAACAGTATCATATTATCTACGGAAAGGGAAATCAACTATTCCCAGCGGCGCTATCCCACGGATTACATGAAATCCATCGCCGATTCGGTGAGCCATGCGGTATTTCAGGCTGCCATAGATGTGAGAGCCAAGGCCATCGTGACGTTTACGCAGAGCGGCAGTACCGCCCGGATGGTAAGTAAATATCGTCCACCTGCCCCTATTTATGCGCTGACACCATCCGTCGATATCCAGCGGCAGCTGAACCTGGTTTGGGGGGTACATCCGCTGCGTATTACCAACGCCCTGAACACCGATGAAATGTTCGACCTCGCCGAGGCACATTTAAAAGAGCTCGGTGTAGTTATTGACGACGATCGAATTGTGCTATCCGCCGGTGTGCCCATTGGCGTTCCAGGCACCACAAATCTGATGAAGGTGCAGGTCGTCGGAGACAAAGGCGAACCGGCAGATGAATTTTCGGTGACGTAG
- a CDS encoding sulfite exporter TauE/SafE family protein produces MITGSELVLFLVIVFLGAFLQSVIGFGGNFFSVGILALWLPARDVIVILAAVFALNNLMMVWLNRSRIQLNTIRPVIFLVLAGGTAGSVILPQLQPTVIYITLGITIIGLNLLQFRRDSSTGDTLHPAANTGLLLGGGIIQGAIGTGGPLIVTVLAQQIRSPRAFRGTANVLFFLLNAGRSALYIQQDLMSPSMEIPMLAGMGSLVIATLVGHRISLRIPETVLRKSIAGFLIIIGIAMVGKTLL; encoded by the coding sequence ATGATAACCGGTTCTGAACTAGTTCTGTTTTTAGTGATAGTCTTTCTCGGTGCATTCCTCCAGTCGGTGATCGGGTTTGGTGGAAATTTCTTCAGTGTCGGGATTTTGGCACTCTGGCTGCCGGCCAGAGATGTCATTGTGATCCTGGCGGCGGTATTCGCTTTGAACAACCTCATGATGGTCTGGCTCAACCGCTCCCGGATCCAATTGAATACAATCCGTCCGGTGATTTTTCTGGTATTGGCCGGAGGCACGGCAGGAAGTGTTATTCTCCCACAGCTGCAGCCTACGGTGATTTATATTACCCTTGGGATCACCATTATTGGACTCAACCTGCTCCAGTTCCGAAGGGACTCCAGCACCGGAGACACCCTCCATCCCGCGGCGAACACCGGACTTCTGCTCGGGGGTGGAATAATCCAGGGTGCCATTGGAACCGGAGGTCCGCTGATTGTCACCGTTCTCGCTCAACAAATTCGTTCGCCCCGGGCGTTTCGCGGGACGGCCAACGTGCTGTTTTTTCTCCTGAATGCCGGGCGTTCGGCCTTATATATCCAGCAGGATTTAATGAGCCCATCCATGGAAATTCCGATGTTGGCTGGCATGGGGAGCCTTGTAATAGCGACGCTCGTTGGCCACAGAATTTCACTCCGTATTCCGGAGACGGTTTTACGAAAGAGTATTGCCGGATTTTTGATAATTATCGGGATCGCAATGGTGGGGAAGACGCTACTTTAG